The proteins below come from a single uncultured Dethiosulfovibrio sp. genomic window:
- a CDS encoding 4Fe-4S dicluster domain-containing protein produces MAKAFEVIINKPWCKGCSLCIDICPKKVLALDERQKAEPFEMAKCIGCRQCENMCPDLAITVKEAENNG; encoded by the coding sequence TTGGCGAAGGCATTTGAGGTTATCATCAACAAGCCATGGTGCAAAGGTTGTTCTCTTTGTATCGATATCTGTCCCAAGAAGGTATTGGCACTTGATGAGAGACAGAAAGCGGAGCCCTTTGAGATGGCTAAGTGCATAGGATGTCGTCAGTGTGAGAATATGTGCCCCGATCTGGCTATCACCGTAAAGGAGGCGGAGAACAATGGGTAA
- the tsaB gene encoding tRNA (adenosine(37)-N6)-threonylcarbamoyltransferase complex dimerization subunit type 1 TsaB, with translation MIRRILAIDCSNRFTCLGLVDEGMPVSELNVDLGRSQASLLPSCVDSLLKNSGTSIENIDAIGVTVGPGYFTGIRVALSYGIGLAKGLDVPVVPLSPLEALARAARPSVGDTVIPCIRAGQGAVYCAGFFVGQSGFKEIFAEGERDPEELSSAMSDINVTAGFVVTEERSLVGFASSSKTDKLICIGGFALGETAWLHRVEVRSPHEIQARYYRSPGLGNFSK, from the coding sequence ATGATCCGCAGAATTTTGGCAATCGATTGCTCAAATCGATTTACTTGTCTCGGGTTGGTGGACGAAGGAATGCCTGTGTCCGAGCTTAATGTCGATTTAGGAAGATCTCAGGCGTCTCTACTGCCATCCTGTGTCGATTCTCTCCTGAAAAACTCCGGGACCTCTATCGAGAATATCGACGCTATCGGGGTGACCGTAGGTCCAGGATATTTTACCGGTATAAGGGTCGCCCTGTCCTACGGAATCGGTCTTGCTAAGGGCCTTGATGTTCCAGTGGTTCCTTTGAGTCCTTTGGAAGCTCTGGCTAGAGCAGCTAGGCCTTCCGTTGGAGACACTGTTATACCCTGTATTCGCGCTGGTCAAGGTGCGGTCTACTGTGCTGGCTTTTTTGTCGGTCAATCGGGGTTTAAAGAGATATTTGCGGAAGGGGAAAGAGATCCAGAGGAACTCTCCTCGGCTATGTCGGATATAAATGTTACGGCTGGTTTTGTCGTGACGGAGGAACGAAGTCTTGTCGGGTTTGCTTCGTCCTCTAAAACAGATAAATTGATATGCATTGGCGGCTTTGCCCTAGGGGAGACAGCTTGGTTACACAGAGTTGAGGTTAGGTCGCCCCATGAGATTCAAGCACGCTATTATAGAAGTCCCGGATTAGGGAATTTTTCTAAATAG
- the tsaE gene encoding tRNA (adenosine(37)-N6)-threonylcarbamoyltransferase complex ATPase subunit type 1 TsaE, with amino-acid sequence MNRSFRAKTPEDTEYIGASLASAVQPGSIVLLEGDLGAGKTTFVRGLVFGLGGLGVKSPSFTLINEYHGNIPVAHADFYRLERADPRSMGLDEYLDDGWVVVVEWPDRLTSIPPFGGFKAVLKSLDLVDSLDEGIRLITLVSLDEDSGTRLRYLDFAGLEEIQ; translated from the coding sequence GTGAATCGATCTTTTCGAGCTAAAACCCCGGAGGATACCGAATATATAGGGGCTAGCCTGGCCTCTGCGGTGCAACCGGGCTCTATCGTCCTCCTTGAAGGGGACCTAGGGGCTGGCAAGACGACTTTTGTCAGAGGCTTGGTTTTCGGTCTAGGAGGGCTAGGTGTTAAGAGTCCGTCTTTTACCCTCATAAACGAGTATCACGGGAACATCCCCGTTGCTCACGCCGATTTTTATCGGCTTGAACGAGCAGACCCACGGTCTATGGGCCTTGACGAATATCTCGACGATGGCTGGGTGGTAGTAGTCGAGTGGCCAGATAGACTTACATCCATCCCTCCTTTTGGAGGATTTAAGGCTGTCCTTAAAAGTCTGGACCTAGTTGACTCCCTCGACGAGGGAATTAGGCTAATTACCCTAGTTTCGCTGGACGAGGATAGTGGGACCAGGCTTAGATATCTGGACTTTGCTGGTTTGGAGGAGATTCAATGA
- a CDS encoding NAD(P)H-hydrate dehydratase has protein sequence MTKISRLSSSSLSIQADLKAIKEFSIPSEILMENAGSACAGFAASMTSVGDTVLIMAGVGSNGGDGMVMARHLDRLGRKVFLFIAGDEKKVKGASLTNLLILRSMNIPCVEMSSVSDEFIKDRISESSLVVDALLGTGASGDLRGQVLRAVQAIDGFSPVLSVDGPTGVNMDDGTVSGKAVSSDLTVTMVSKKVGHEIYPGKRYSGKVEVVHIGIASDRITDCAKDEMILVDEGYVRKTYPQTACDSHKYSRGSVLLVAGSDRYPGAAALSSIGALRAGAGVCVLAAPDSVRPYVQRIPEVIFEPLNSKKEIPKILSRWGSSCSVAVLGPGLGRSDLSRDIFTEFWSNSLSSVVVDGDGLFFLPEADLSPAKEVLITPHEGEAARLMGWSRERVSEQRLLVAGSLAGRYGTCLLKGPGSLVCSRQARGVISSGNATLSVAGSGDVLAGAIGALWSRGCIPFDAAALGGWIHGKSGELLSTRSMDGALASEIADKIPDILGGLF, from the coding sequence ATGACTAAGATATCTCGTCTTTCTTCCTCCTCCCTCTCTATACAGGCAGACTTAAAGGCCATAAAGGAGTTCTCTATTCCATCGGAGATCCTGATGGAGAACGCAGGATCGGCATGTGCTGGCTTTGCTGCCTCTATGACCTCCGTAGGTGATACGGTCCTTATAATGGCCGGTGTAGGGAGTAACGGAGGGGACGGTATGGTTATGGCCCGTCACCTTGACAGGTTAGGCAGGAAGGTTTTCTTGTTTATAGCCGGTGACGAAAAGAAGGTCAAAGGAGCGTCTTTGACCAATCTTTTGATCCTAAGGTCGATGAATATCCCCTGTGTGGAGATGTCCTCGGTCTCCGATGAATTTATAAAAGACAGGATTTCAGAGTCTTCCTTGGTGGTGGACGCTCTTCTCGGAACCGGAGCTTCCGGTGATCTGAGAGGTCAAGTTTTAAGGGCGGTTCAGGCCATCGACGGCTTTTCCCCTGTGCTCTCCGTGGACGGTCCTACAGGGGTCAATATGGACGATGGCACGGTCTCAGGAAAGGCGGTTTCCTCGGACCTGACGGTTACTATGGTCTCAAAAAAGGTAGGTCACGAGATCTACCCTGGTAAAAGGTATTCCGGTAAAGTCGAAGTCGTGCACATAGGGATCGCTTCGGATAGAATTACTGACTGTGCCAAAGATGAGATGATCCTTGTTGACGAGGGATACGTCCGAAAGACCTATCCCCAGACCGCCTGCGATTCTCATAAATACTCTAGAGGCAGTGTCCTCCTAGTGGCCGGATCTGACCGTTATCCTGGGGCTGCCGCTCTCTCCTCCATAGGGGCTTTAAGGGCGGGAGCAGGTGTATGTGTTCTAGCTGCCCCTGACTCGGTGAGACCTTACGTCCAACGTATACCTGAGGTTATTTTTGAGCCTCTAAACTCAAAAAAGGAAATCCCCAAAATACTAAGCAGATGGGGTTCATCCTGTTCTGTGGCCGTATTAGGACCTGGGCTGGGACGATCCGATCTATCCAGGGATATCTTCACAGAGTTTTGGTCAAATTCCCTCTCTTCGGTGGTTGTCGATGGAGATGGCCTGTTTTTTCTGCCTGAGGCTGACTTATCCCCCGCAAAAGAGGTCCTTATAACCCCCCATGAAGGGGAGGCAGCCAGGCTTATGGGCTGGTCTAGAGAGAGGGTATCCGAACAGCGTCTACTGGTCGCTGGATCTCTCGCAGGAAGATACGGTACCTGTCTGCTTAAAGGTCCTGGCTCTCTGGTCTGTTCCAGACAGGCTAGAGGAGTTATCTCCTCGGGCAACGCAACTCTTTCGGTGGCAGGTTCGGGGGATGTCCTCGCTGGAGCTATAGGAGCTCTTTGGTCCAGAGGATGTATTCCCTTTGACGCCGCTGCTTTAGGTGGATGGATACACGGTAAATCGGGAGAGCTACTTTCTACCCGTTCGATGGACGGAGCGTTAGCTTCCGAGATAGCGGATAAAATACCTGATATTTTGGGGGGCTTATTTTGA
- the acpS gene encoding holo-ACP synthase encodes MILGVGVDLCSISRMSRFSRDDHFVNRVFSSEEIDYAFSKHCPARHLASSFAAREAFSKASGLPLAKVAFKSVSVSRSDSGPVLNLKALDEGFLAQISSSRFHLSLSHEGDYAVAFVVMEGDFRHD; translated from the coding sequence ATGATTTTGGGAGTTGGCGTTGATCTTTGTAGCATATCTAGAATGTCAAGGTTCTCCAGGGACGATCATTTTGTTAACAGGGTCTTTTCCTCCGAGGAGATCGATTACGCGTTTTCCAAACACTGTCCTGCGAGGCACCTTGCTTCCTCCTTTGCCGCGAGAGAGGCGTTCTCTAAAGCTTCCGGTCTGCCTTTGGCTAAGGTAGCTTTCAAAAGCGTCTCGGTTTCCAGATCCGATTCTGGCCCGGTACTCAACCTAAAAGCCCTTGATGAAGGGTTTCTTGCACAAATATCCTCCTCTCGATTTCATCTATCTCTGAGTCACGAAGGCGATTATGCTGTGGCCTTCGTAGTTATGGAAGGTGATTTTCGTCATGACTAA